In Rana temporaria chromosome 3, aRanTem1.1, whole genome shotgun sequence, a single window of DNA contains:
- the LOC120933553 gene encoding vomeronasal type-2 receptor 26-like yields the protein MKKIHLKLASGREVFFNENGDPPAAYDIINWQLSQDGRLQHVIVGSYDTGNIAGNVFTINASLVQWGAENKKVPVSVCSQSCPQGFRKVTISGQPMCCFQCVPCPFGEISNQSDSVDCNKCPWDMWPNSAHDHCVPKIREFLAYDDPLGKTLTSTSISSSLIPVAIFGLFIHYKSTPIVRANNYFLSCLLLVSLCLCFLCSLVFIGFPHPEKCLLRQVTFGIVFALCISGILAKTIMVVIAFKATRPGSPLRKWTSPIVSYLIVFSCVIIQAFLCIAWLVIAPPFLQFKTEIKSDIIMVECNEGSTMAFWSMLGFLGILASISFVVAFLARRLPDSFNEAKFITFSMLAFLSVWISYIPASLSSKGKYTVAMEIFAIQSSSWALVICIFLPKCFIILFRPEMNSKEHLMGRDKNLDNKK from the exons ATGAAGAAGATACATCTGAAACTCGCCAGTGGCAGGGAAGTCTTCTTCAATGAGAATGGTGATCCTCCTGCAGCATATGACATCATAAACTGGCAGCTTAGCCAAGACGGAAGACTGCAACATGTGATAGTAGGAAGTTATGACACTGGGAATATAGCTGGAAATGTTTTCACCATCAATGCTAGTTTGGTGCAGTGGGGCGCTGAAAATAAAAAG GTCCCAGTGTCAGTCTGCAGTCagagttgtccacaaggtttcagGAAAGTCACAATATCAGGGCAACCCATGTGCTGTTTTCAATGTGTCCCTTGCCCTTTTGGAGAAATCTCCAACCAGTCAG ATTCAGTTGATTGCAACAAATGTCCATGGGATATGTGGCCGAATTCAGCACATGATCACTGCGTTCCAAAGATCAGAGAATTCTTAGCCTATGATGATCCACTGGGTAAAACGTTAACCTCTACAAGTATTTCTTCGTCATTGATTCCAGTGGCCATCTTTGGACTATTTATTCATTATAAATCCACACCTATTGTTCGTgccaataattattttttaagctGTCTTCTCCTGGTGTCATTgtgtctttgttttctttgttcttTGGTTTTTATTGGTTTCCCCCATCCTGAAAAATGTCTTTTGCGACAGGTTACCTTTGGCATAGTGTTTGCCCTTTGCATCTCGGGAATTCTGGCCAAAACGATAATGGTTGTCATAGCTTTCAAGGCTACAAGACCAGGCAGCCCCCTCAGAAAATGGACAAGTCCAATAGTATCTTATTTAATAGTCTTTTCATGCGTCATTATTCAAGCCTTTCTTTGCATTGCTTGGCTAGTTATAGCCCCTCCCTTTCTACAGTTTAAAACTGAAATCAAATCAGATATAATTATGGTTGAGTGCAATGAAGGCTCAACCATGGCCTTCTGGAGTATGTTGGGCTTTCTAGGCATCTTGGCCTCCATCAGTTTTGTTGTTGCCTTCTTGGCCAGGAGACTTCCtgacagttttaatgaggccaagtTCATCACTTTCAGCATGTTGGCCTTCTTAAGTGTCTGGATATCTTACATCCCAGCCTCTCTTAGTTCAAAAGGAAAGTATACAGTAGCCATGGAGATCTTTGCAATCCAATCATCAAGCTGGGCTTTGGTAATCTGCATTTTTCTACCCAAATGTTTCATCATATTGTTCCGGCCGGAGATGAACTCAAAAGAACATCTCATGGGTAGAGACAAAAACCttgataataaaaaatag
- the LOC120930596 gene encoding extracellular calcium-sensing receptor-like, whose amino-acid sequence MSFQLGLQFPYLERLLHIKSVSQEDKRQQDSEKIFDSCTVLQRAISGTLQLLSGNGQPLVNYRCNQDTHLAAVIGHSISTYTMLLAHILGLYRYPQISHFSTSSLLSNRIQFRSFFRTVPSDAFQSRGLAQLVLHFGWTWIGLVATDNDYGQQGIQMIKRDISKAGGCMAFTESIAINQPDRNAPHIVQVIKESTATAVVIFSTDVDLVYVLDEMLKQNVTGKIWIASEAWATSASLSVQKYSKLLHGTIGFALHSGKMPGFGDFLNKIYPSMSVGKEWIKLFWEEAFTCKFLDKENQTTSLPSSVKECTGEERLSNILNSYNDISGLRVTYNIYIAVHVVARALQDLTSCRQGNGPFFNGTCADIQNFQPWQVMSF is encoded by the exons ATGTCATTTCAGTTGGGACTTCAATTCCCATACCTTGAAAGACTGCTCCATATAAAAAGTGTTTCTCAAGAAGACAAAAGACAGCAGGACAGTGAGAAG ATTTTTGACTCTTGCACTGTCCTGCAGAGGGCGATATCAggaacactgcagctgctgagtgGAAATGGCCAACCTCTGGTTAACTACCGCTGTAACCAAGACACCCATTTGGCTGCTGTCATTGGCCACTCCATCTCCACCTACACCATGCTGTTGGCTCATATTCTGGGGCTCTATCGGTACCCACaa ATCAGCCATTTCTCTACAAGTTCTCTTCTCAGCAATCGGATTCAGTTCCGTTCATTTTTTAGGACTGTACCCAGTGATGCCTTCCAGTCCCGAGGCTTAGCCCAGCTTGTGTTGCATTTTGGGTGGACCTGGATTGGTCTGGTAGCAACTGACAATGATTATGGACAACAAGGTATCCAAATGATCAAAAGGGATATCTCAAAAGCTGGCGGTTGTATGGCCTTCACAGAGAGCATTGCTATCAACCAGCCAGATAGAAACGCTCCACACATTGTTCAGGTGATCAAAGAATCGACGGCCACTGCAGTGGTCATCTTTTCTACGGACGTAGATCTGGTTTATGTTCTCGACGAGATGCTAAAGCAAAATGTAACAGGAAAAATCTGGATCGCTAGTGAGGCTTGGGCCACCTCTGCCTCCTTGTCTGTTCAGAAATACTCCAAGCTGCTTCATGGAACCATTGGCTTTGCTCTGCACAGTGGGAAAATGCCAGGATTTGGGGATTTCCTCAACAAGATCTATCCATCCATGTCTGTAGGAAAAGAATGGAtaaagttattctgggaggaagCATTCACCTGTAAGTTCTTGGACAAGGAAAATCAAACAACATCTTTGCCATCATCAGTAAAAGAATGCACAGGGGAGGAACGCCTAAGTAACATCCTAAATAGCTATAATGATATATCTGGTTTGAGAGTGACATACAATATCTACATTGCAGTTCATGTTGTAGCCAGAGCTCTTCAGGACTTAACCAGCTGCAGGCAAGGAAATGGACCATTTTTCAATGGAACATGTGCAGATATACAAAACTTTCAACCATGGCAGGTAATGTCATTCTGA